The following are encoded in a window of Palaemon carinicauda isolate YSFRI2023 chromosome 31, ASM3689809v2, whole genome shotgun sequence genomic DNA:
- the LOC137624559 gene encoding protein phosphatase methylesterase 1 codes for MTEQADLRKSLMKNRLPPMGPPGLPVMGRGIRGRGSGGSMGARRDYNPVSWNQYWDTCEAVKIDSDDVFQVYRRGTSGPLLLLLHGGGYSALTWSLFAESVSEMVECQVMAFDQRGHGDTRTVNDCDLSADTLVGDVGRVLEAVYGMRQPTCIIIGHSMGGAIAVHTAYNNNVAGLAAIVVIDVVEGTAMDNLSSMQTFLRSRPQSFNSLQNAIEWSVRSGQTRNAAAARVSMPGQVKNIKTGMCGTTDIEASKNEKTENIDMKSNMHVRADVIPEEGVENSGGQGQESPLPAANQTSTPNTSRSLPVKRYTWRINLAATEKYWSGWFEGLSARFLDCSPAKMLLLAGIDRLDTDLTVGQMQGKFQMQVLPQCGHAVQEDTPDRLAEVIATFLLRHRLSSPKADFQRSFPAC; via the exons GATGGGTCGAGGTATCCGCGGACGTGGTTCAGGTGGCTCGATGGGTGCTAGAAGAGATTACAATCCTGTGTCATGGAATCAATATTGGGATACTTGTGAAGCTGTCAAGATAGACTCTGATGATGTTTTCCAAGTGTACAGACGCGGAACGAGTGGTCCATTATTGCTACTGCTTCACGGTGGAGGGTATTCTGCACTGACGTGGTCTCTTTTTGCG GAATCGGTGAGTGAAATGGTTGAGTGCCAAGTGATGGCTTTTGATCAACGTGGGCATGGTGACACTCGCACAGTGAATGACTGCGATCTCTCAGCTGACACACTTGTAGG TGATGTTGGACGTGTCCTGGAGGCAGTTTATGGAATGCGACAACCAACGTGTATTATCATAGGACACAGTATGGGTGGAGCAATTGCTGTGCACACTGCTTATAACAATAATGTCGCAG GTTTGGCGGCCATTGTTGTGATTGATGTCGTAGAAGGGACTGCTATGGATAACTTGAGTTCCATGCAAACTTTTCTCCGTAGCAGGCCACAGAGCTTTAATTCTCTTCAGAATGCTATTGAATGGAG TGTACGATCTGGTCAAACTCGGAATGCTGCAGCTGCAAGAGTGTCTATGCCTGGCCAAGTTAAAAA CATAAAAACTGGCATGTGTGGGACAACGGACATTGAAGCCTCGAAAAACGAGAAAACCGAAAATATAGACATGAAGAGTAATATGCACGTTCGTGCTGATGTTATTCCTGAAGAAGGGGTAGAAAATTCTGGTGGCCAAGGGCAAGAATCTCCATTGCCAGCAGCAAACCAGACATCTACTCCCAACACATCCAGATCTTTACCT GTCAAGAGGTACACATGGAGAATCAATTTGGCCGCTACAGAAAAATACTGGTCAGGATGGTTTGAAGGTCTCTCGGCCAGATTTCTTGACTGTTCTCCTGCAAAAATGTTGTTGCTTGCAGGAATTGACAGACTTGACACAGATCTCACTGTCGGACAAATGCAAG GAAAGTTCCAGATGCAAGTTCTTCCACAATGTGGGCACGCGGTTCAAGAGGACACCCCTGACCGTCTTGCAGAAGTGATTGCTACTTTTCTTCTTCGTCACAGACTTAGTTCACCAAAGGCAGATTTCCAGAG AAgtttccctgcttgttga